TGGTCGCGGGGCGGTCACTCGCGTTGCCTTTCAGTCCTAACTCAAGCGTGTCTGCGTCATCGACATGAAAGTAGACGGAGTGGACCTCGGCCGAATCGCGAAGCCGCAAGGAGCCGCCGCGTCGCATCGCTCGGCCGCCGGGTTCGGGCTGTGTGCGGAACGCATTGCCCGCCACCGGCACGGACCACTCTTTCGCGGAGGAGAGTCCTTGCGAGGTCAGGAGTGTGACAAGGCTGATCAGGAGCGGTTGAAAAACAAGTCGGGAAATCATGGTGTCGATCTGGTGAGACGGGCGTGGGCAGGAACCAAGGAATCTTTTCGCGAGTAGGGAAAGAGGCTGCGTTGAACCCGTTTGGGACGGGATTTCATCGAGCCCGCCACTCTTTCGCTCCGATGGATGGTCTCGCGGCATTCGAACCTATCCCATATCGAAACCATCCTGCAAGCAGGTGGAAAGGTGCTGTGAGCAGGGGTTTTCGAACTGCTCCTAGCAAGCCACCATGGTGGCCGAAGCTGGCGAGCGACTTTCGACCTCCGCCAGGCCCCCATACCACCCCACGACGGAACACAACCCAAGAGACCATCATGGCCACTGCAAGTGCACGACATATCCTCGTTGAAACGGAAGAAGCCTGTCAGGATCTGAAAGATCAGATCGAAAAAGGGCAGGATTTCGGTGCCATCGCCGCTGAGTTTTCCTCCTGCCCATCCGGCAAATCCGGTGGAGCGTTGGGAACGTTCAGCCCCGGTCAAATGGTCAAAGAGTTTGACGAAGTGGTCTTCAGCGGTGATCTGGGCAAAGTCCATGGTCCCGTCAAAACACAGTTCGGCTACCACTTGATCGAGATCACCCAACGGGTCGATTGAAAAAGCAGGTCGCCTGATGATCAAGACCTTTGAGCAGGCCTATCAGTTTGTTCTTGAACGGACGGTGGTCACCGTCTTCGGCAGCAAGAACTCGCCGCACCCGTCGTTGTGGGACAACACCGATTTATCGGAAGAGAAACCCAAGGCGGGCGGTTGGAGCCCGAAGGTGACGGCCGTCTGGGACTGGAAGACTCGCATCCCGCAAACCTATCCCGCGGAAGTTTTCTACGGGAAGATCCGCGGTGGCGATGCGGTGCTGATGGAGATGCAGCATTTCCGAGAAGTGCATTACGCGGAGGCGTACCAGCCCGTCCACGAATTGGATGTGCTCTGTCAAGAAATCTTTGAGCTGATCCGTTTGGAAGCGGGCTACAC
Above is a genomic segment from Rhodopirellula bahusiensis containing:
- a CDS encoding AlkZ-related protein — encoded protein: MIKTFEQAYQFVLERTVVTVFGSKNSPHPSLWDNTDLSEEKPKAGGWSPKVTAVWDWKTRIPQTYPAEVFYGKIRGGDAVLMEMQHFREVHYAEAYQPVHELDVLCQEIFELIRLEAGYTGALRKRAIERLACTKSQFDTVLKKLQISLNIVRSNDPKLKNDFWLPMREVHLDIVQQHEQ
- a CDS encoding peptidylprolyl isomerase, which gives rise to MATASARHILVETEEACQDLKDQIEKGQDFGAIAAEFSSCPSGKSGGALGTFSPGQMVKEFDEVVFSGDLGKVHGPVKTQFGYHLIEITQRVD